ACATTGCTTTTAAACGACTGGCACTGTTATTCCACGGAAACGCCGTAAGAACTCAACCGTCCGTGGATTTTTTGGATTTTCAAAAATTTCCTGTGGTGTACCATCTTCTTGGATTTGACCATTGGCAAAAAAGATAACCCTGGTGGCTACTTGTCTGACAAACTCCAATTCGTGAGAAACTAGAATAACCGTTTGTGCATTATTCTGTTGCACAACATCTTTAATCGTTTGTAAAACTTCCCCTACTAATTCTGAATCCAAGGCACTCGTTGGTTCATCCAGCAATAATACCGGTGCGTTCATCGCTAATGCCCGTGCTATTCCGACTCGTTGTTTTTCACCCCCCGATAATTGATTTGGATAAAAATTTTTCCGTTGTAATAAATTCACCCGTTTTAACAACCTTTCTGCCAACTCAATTGCTGCTTCTTTGGCATAATGTTTAACCAAAATTAACCCTTCAGTCACATTTTCTAAAACTGTTTTCTGTGAAAATAAATTAAATTGTTGAAATACCGTCGCCGTCTGTTGTCGAAATAAGACTGCTT
This is a stretch of genomic DNA from Periweissella cryptocerci. It encodes these proteins:
- a CDS encoding amino acid ABC transporter ATP-binding protein gives rise to the protein MITIENLAKSYQQNIIFKNFNLEIASGEVVAIIGPSGTGKSTLLRTLNLLEKPDEGRITINNVPVVAPKIKAKEAVLFRQQTATVFQQFNLFSQKTVLENVTEGLILVKHYAKEAAIELAERLLKRVNLLQRKNFYPNQLSGGEKQRVGIARALAMNAPVLLLDEPTSALDSELVGEVLQTIKDVVQQNNAQTVILVSHELEFVRQVATRVIFFANGQIQEDGTPQEIFENPKNPRTVEFLRRFRGITVPVV